A single genomic interval of Lathyrus oleraceus cultivar Zhongwan6 chromosome 7, CAAS_Psat_ZW6_1.0, whole genome shotgun sequence harbors:
- the LOC127105064 gene encoding ATP-dependent Clp protease proteolytic subunit 2, mitochondrial translates to MRGLLGTTRSLATKFLFNGTNPEFPPCRNRAYSLIPMVIETSSRGERAYDIFSRLLKERIICINGPISDDTSHVVVAQLLFLESENPSKPINMYLNSPGGAVTAGLAIYDTMQYIRSPINTMCLGQAASMASLLLSAGAKGQRRSLPNATIMIHQPSGGFSGQAKDIEIHSDQIKKVSKALNELYVKHTGKTLKEIEKDMDRDHFMTAEEAKVFGIIDEVIDQRPMTLVSDAVGDEGKDKDSN, encoded by the exons ATGAGAGGCTTATTGGGAACAACAAGATCACTCGCCACCAAATTCTTGTTCAACGGAACAAACCCTGAATTCCCACCATGCAGAAATCGAGCCTACAGTTTGATCCCAATGGTCATCGAAACCTCTTCCAGAGGTGAAAGAGCCTACGATATCTTCTCTCGTCTTCTCAAGGAACGCATCATTTGCATCAATGGACCCATCTCTGACGACACCTCTCATGTCGTTGTTGCTCAGCTTTTGTTTCTTGAATCTGAAAACCCTTCCAAGCCTATCAACATGTACCTCAATTCCCCTGGTGGTGCCGTTACTGCAG GGCTTGCAATTTATGATACTATGCAGTACATTCGGTCTCCGATCAACACAATGTGTTTGGGGCAGGCTGCGTCCATGGCTTCTCTCCTGTTGAGTGCGGGTGCCAAGGGTCAGAGGCGTTCTCTTCCGAATGCTACAATCATGATTCACCAGCCTTCTGGTGGATTCAGTGGCCAGGCAAAGGATATTGAAATTCATTCCGATCAGATTAAAAAAGTCTCGAAAGCGCTGAATGAGTTGTACGTCAAGCACACAGGCAAAACGCTTAAAGAAATTGAGAAGGATATGGATAGAGATCATTTTATGACTGCCGAAGAGGCAAAGGTGTTTGGGATTATTGATGAGGTTATTGATCAGAGACCTATGACTTTGGTTTCTGATGCTGTTGGCGATGAAGGCAAAGATAAAGATTCAAATTAG
- the LOC127103399 gene encoding uncharacterized protein LOC127103399, whose product MDKYFTTDVRSKKEIELLQLKQRSMFIVDYAHKLEKLARFCPHYNGMEVEGSMGVKFEGDIRPEIKQFINYQEIRRFYVLVNKCRIYPEDSRARSTHYKSASEKKIGNQYYGKPYVTLVDKGKQKFHQKDAGGKKRSGGGAIAPLKCFRCGELGHHVDECKSVDRKCFKYGKQGHRIAKCKSNALTCYNCGEPEHISTQCQKLRKAPTSTQANGRVFALSGVDVSRSNNLI is encoded by the coding sequence ATGGATAAGTACTTTACGACTGATGTTCGTAGTAAGAAAGAGATTGAGTTATTGCAGTTGAAGCAAAGGAGTATGTTTATTGTTGATTATGCGCATAAACTCGAAAAGTTGGCGAGATTTTGTCCCCACTATAATGGTATGGAAGTTGAAGGATCGATGGGTGTGAAGTTTGAGGGTGACATACGTCCTGAAATCAAGCAATTCATTAATTATCAGGAAATTCGTCGATTCTATGTGTTGGTGAATAAGTGTAGGATATATCCTGAAGATAGTAGGGCCAGATCGACTCACTACAAGAGTGCTAGTGAGAAGAAAATTGGGAATCAGTATTATGGTAAACCTTATGTGACTCTAGTTGATAAGGGAAAGCAAAAGTTCCATCAGAAGGATGCAGGTGGGAAAAAGAGAAGTGGGGGAGGAGCTATTGCTCCTCTAAAATGTTTCAGGTGTGGAGAGTTAGGCCATCATGTTGACGAGTGTAAGAGTGTCGATCGGAAGTGTTTCAAGTATGGGAAACAAGGACATCGTATTGCTAAGTGTAAGAGTAATGCTCTGACTTGCTACAATTGTGGTGAACCTGAACATATTAGTACCCAGTGTCAGAAACTGAGGAAGGCGCCAACTTCCACGCAAGCTAATGGTAGAGTATTTGCTCTAAGTGGTGTGGATGTCTCGAGATCGAATAATTTAATCTGA
- the LOC127106325 gene encoding cytochrome P450 86B1, translated as MHFHIPYLSNTMTNLNLTSSSSSSSAAAFAADFNMIYSLTLFIFQNIQTLEILIAITIFIIIHSLKQKVHHGLPIWPFLGMLPSLLNGLRTNLYEWFSDILIKQNGTFHFKGPTFSSLNCIITSDPRNLEHLLKTKFINFPKGTYFRSTVRDLLGDGIFNADDEKWQKQRKTASIEFHSTKFRNLTTDSLFELVHSRLLPVLEDSVVKSIVIDLQDILLRLTFDNVCMIAFGVDPGCLSQNLPVIPFAKAFEDATEATMFRFVTPTCVWKFMRLFNLGTESKLKKSIKAVNEFAMNVIRTRKKELSLESEDKKSQKSDLLTVFMKMKNENGIAYSDKFLRDICVNFILAGRDTSSVALSWFFWLLDKNHEVEKKILEEICKVVSQRNEMKKEKFENSLIFRPEEIKKMDYLHACLSEALRLYPSVPVDHKEVVEDDRFPDGTVLKKGTKVIYAIYAMGRMESIWGKDCREFKPERWLKDGKFMSESAYKFTAFNGGPRLCLGKDFAYYQMKYVAASIIYRYHVKVVENHIVEPRIALTMYMKHGIKVRLWKRDDAEIGN; from the exons ATGCATTTTCACATCCCTTATCTCTCAAACACCATGACAAATCTCAACCTCacctcctcctcctcctcctcctccgCGGCGGCTTTCGCCGCCGACTTCAACATGATCTATTCCCTCACTCTCTTCATCTTCCAAAACATTCAAACTCTTGAAATTCTCATTGCAATTACCATCTTCATAATCATTCATTCTCTCAAACAAAAAGTCCATCATGGCTTACCTATTTGGCCTTTTCTTGGTATGTTACCTTCTTTACTCAATGGCCTAAGAACCAACTTGTATGAATGGTTCTCAGATATCCTTATCAAACAAAACGGAACTTTTCATTTCAAAGGTCCTACTTTCAGCAGCCTCAACTGCATAATCACTTCCGATCCTCGAAACCTCGAACACCTTCTCAAAACCAAGTTCATTAACTTTCCTAAAGGAACTTACTTCAGAAGCACGGTAAGAGACTTACTCGGAGACGGTATATTCAACGCCGACGACGAAAAATGGCAGAAACAAAGAAAAACAGCAAGCATTGAGTTTCATTCAACAAAGTTCAGGAATTTAACAACTGATTCTTTGTTTGAGCTTGTTCATTCAAGGCTTTTACCTGTTTTAGAGGATTCTGTTGTTAAAAGCATTGTCATAGATCTTCAAGACATTCTTTTAAGGTTAACTTTTGATAATGTTTGTATGATAGCTTTTGGTGTTGATCCGGGTTGTTTGAGTCAAAACCTTCCTGTTATACCATTTGCAAAAGCGTTCGAAGATGCAACAGAAGCAACCATGTTTCGTTTCGTTACGCCAACATGTGTTTGGAAGTTCATGAGGCTTTTCAACTTAGGCACAGAGAGCAAACTCAAGAAATCAATCAAAGCGGTTAATGAATTTGCTATGAATGTTATAAGAACAAGAAAAAAGGAACTGTCTTTGGAATCTGAGGACAAGAAATCACAAAAATCTGATCTGTTAACTGTTTTCATGAAGATGAAAAATGAGAATGGAATTGCTTATTCAGATAAGTTCTTAAGGGATATATGTGTGAATTTTATATTAGCTGGAAGAGACACTTCTTCTGTTGCTTTGAGTTGGTTTTTCTGGCTGCTTGATAAGAATCATGAAGTGGAGAAAAAGATTTTAGAAGAGATCTGCAAAGTGGTGAGTCAAAGGAATGAAATGAAGAAGGAAAAGTTCGAAAATTCTTTGATATTTAGGCCTGAAGAGATTAAAAAAATGGATTATTTGCATGCTTGTTTATCAGAAGCTCTCAGATTATACCCTTCTGTTCCAGTGGATCACAAAGAG GTAGTTGAGGATGATAGATTCCCAGATGGAACAGTTCTAAAAAAAGGAACAAAAGTGATATATGCAATATATGCAATGGGAAGAATGGAAAGCATATGGGGAAAAGATTGCAGAGAGTTTAAGCCAGAAAGATGGTTAAAAGATGGAAAGTTTATGAGTGAATCTGCATACAAATTCACTGCATTTAATGGTGGACCTCGTTTATGTTTAGGCAAAGATTTTGCATATTATCAGATGAAGTATGTTGCTGCTAGTATCATATATAGATATCATGTGAAGGTTGTTGAGAATCACATTGTTGAGCCAAGGATTGCATTGACTATGTATATGAAACATGGAATCAAAGTTCGTCTTTGGAAGAGGGATGATGCAGAAATTGGAAATTAA